From the uncultured Methanobrevibacter sp. genome, one window contains:
- a CDS encoding amidohydrolase family protein, whose amino-acid sequence MTDNTILIKDALILNPVDFKQIKGSLLIKNDKIAEIDTDIDETNVDKVIDGTGKILLPGFVNTHTHLSMTLFRGLADDLSLDSWLNDNIWPMEANLTSEYCYIGALLGAVELIKSGTTTFSDMYFYMEDVAKAVEESGIRAVLSYGMIDFGDDEKREHEIKENIALFEKCNGMADGRIKVFFGPHSPYTASKDLLEDVRWLANEYNTGIHIHVSETQKEINDSLEAHDLRPFEYLDSIGFLGPDVVAAHSVWLSHDEIKIIKENNVKISHNPCSNMKLASGIAPITDLINNDICVGIGTDGASSNNNLDLIEELRTASLLQKVNLLNPKALTSDEALAMGTIKGAEVLGLENEIGSIEVGKKADLILIDTNNANMVPDSSCTSSNIIYSANGYNVDTTICNGKILMENRKLTTLDEEEIYKKARKAIEELKEARNQ is encoded by the coding sequence ATGACTGATAATACTATTTTAATTAAAGATGCATTAATTTTAAACCCTGTAGATTTTAAACAAATAAAAGGTTCTCTTTTAATTAAAAATGATAAAATCGCAGAAATCGATACTGATATTGATGAAACTAATGTTGATAAAGTTATTGATGGAACTGGAAAAATATTACTTCCAGGATTTGTAAACACTCATACACATTTATCAATGACATTATTTAGAGGATTAGCTGATGATTTAAGTTTAGATTCATGGTTAAACGATAATATTTGGCCAATGGAAGCAAATCTCACCTCTGAATACTGCTATATTGGAGCTCTTTTAGGAGCTGTTGAATTAATTAAATCTGGAACAACTACTTTCAGCGACATGTATTTTTACATGGAAGATGTTGCAAAAGCTGTTGAAGAATCTGGAATCAGAGCAGTTTTATCTTACGGTATGATTGATTTTGGTGATGATGAAAAAAGAGAACATGAAATTAAAGAAAACATAGCATTATTTGAAAAATGCAATGGTATGGCTGACGGAAGAATTAAAGTATTTTTCGGACCTCATTCTCCATATACTGCTTCAAAAGATTTACTTGAAGATGTAAGATGGTTAGCTAATGAATATAATACTGGAATACATATTCATGTTAGTGAAACTCAAAAAGAAATAAATGATTCACTTGAAGCTCATGATTTAAGACCATTTGAATATTTGGATTCAATTGGATTTTTAGGTCCTGATGTTGTAGCTGCACATAGTGTATGGTTATCTCATGATGAAATTAAAATCATTAAAGAAAACAATGTTAAAATTTCACATAATCCATGTAGTAACATGAAATTAGCTTCAGGTATAGCTCCAATCACTGACTTGATTAATAATGATATCTGTGTTGGAATAGGAACAGATGGAGCTTCATCAAATAATAATCTTGACTTAATTGAAGAATTAAGAACTGCTTCTTTACTTCAAAAAGTTAATTTATTAAATCCTAAAGCATTAACTTCTGATGAAGCATTAGCTATGGGAACTATTAAAGGAGCAGAAGTTTTAGGGCTTGAAAATGAAATAGGATCAATTGAAGTAGGTAAAAAAGCAGATTTAATTTTAATTGATACTAATAATGCTAATATGGTTCCAGACAGTTCATGTACCAGTTCCAATATTATTTATTCAGCAAATGGTTATAATGTAGATACTACTATATGTAACGGTAAAATTTTAATGGAAAATAGGAAATTAACCACATTAGATGAAGAAGAAATCTATAAAAAAGCTAGAAAAGCTATTGAAGAGCTTAAAGAAGCTCGTAATCAATAA
- a CDS encoding histone family protein: MSEIPKAPIARIIKDTGAERVSEDAKAELAEYLEEVARNVAIEANNVAKIAKRKTIKPEDIKLAIKNLE; encoded by the coding sequence ATGTCTGAAATACCAAAAGCTCCTATCGCAAGGATTATCAAAGATACTGGTGCTGAAAGAGTTAGTGAAGATGCAAAAGCTGAATTAGCTGAATATCTTGAAGAAGTAGCTCGTAACGTTGCAATTGAAGCAAACAATGTTGCTAAAATCGCTAAACGTAAAACTATCAAACCAGAAGATATTAAATTAGCTATTAAAAATTTAGAATAG